The proteins below are encoded in one region of Qipengyuania sp. HL-TH1:
- a CDS encoding sodium:calcium antiporter, producing MIAVWAAVLLAAVWAAHWGAERLSAPLKKLRKQWGFSVAAGGSFLGLAAASPEMGINVTSAARDVSDIGLGAMLGSTVLVIPVIVTTAYLATRKGALEGADKEHKKHRRDHYVAVDKGALTVQALPYLAILAVFALLTLPAPWRGLQPIDGWLLLIAYLAYLLQALVRGREKGEEVEWSLKEKWMAIAGVGALAVGAYFTVFSTERIVSALGIPNIVGGLFITAAVASLPEVFTTWSVARSGQVTSASTSVIGDHVVTMTLAFIPLTIIGTPIENFQLFWVSLAFVVLMAALYALFLSLGDEEKRGFGRWHIFAFWAANAAFIAVIFLWVKPLQVSGGAG from the coding sequence GTGATCGCGGTCTGGGCAGCGGTTCTCCTCGCCGCCGTCTGGGCCGCTCATTGGGGCGCGGAACGCCTGTCCGCACCGCTCAAGAAATTACGCAAGCAATGGGGGTTCTCCGTCGCGGCGGGGGGCTCCTTTTTAGGTCTAGCCGCCGCTTCGCCAGAGATGGGCATCAATGTGACGAGCGCTGCTCGTGATGTGTCCGATATCGGCCTTGGCGCCATGCTGGGTTCGACCGTTCTGGTGATTCCGGTGATCGTGACGACCGCTTATCTGGCGACCCGTAAAGGGGCCCTTGAAGGTGCTGACAAGGAGCACAAGAAGCATCGTCGTGATCATTACGTCGCGGTCGATAAGGGGGCTCTTACCGTCCAGGCGCTGCCTTACCTGGCGATCCTCGCGGTCTTCGCTCTACTGACGCTTCCCGCCCCTTGGCGCGGGTTGCAGCCGATCGATGGATGGCTGCTGCTGATCGCGTATCTCGCCTATCTCCTTCAGGCTCTCGTTCGGGGCCGAGAGAAGGGAGAGGAGGTAGAGTGGAGTCTAAAGGAGAAATGGATGGCCATAGCGGGCGTCGGCGCCCTGGCGGTCGGGGCCTACTTCACCGTATTCTCGACCGAAAGGATCGTGAGCGCACTCGGCATCCCGAATATCGTCGGCGGTCTTTTCATCACTGCCGCCGTCGCATCGCTGCCCGAGGTGTTCACGACCTGGAGCGTCGCGCGCTCCGGTCAGGTGACCTCCGCCAGCACAAGCGTGATCGGCGACCATGTCGTGACCATGACGCTCGCCTTCATCCCGCTCACCATCATCGGAACGCCGATCGAGAATTTTCAACTCTTCTGGGTCAGTCTCGCGTTCGTCGTGCTGATGGCCGCGCTATACGCTCTCTTTCTTTCGTTGGGAGACGAAGAGAAAAGAGGCTTTGGTCGATGGCACATCTTCGCGTTCTGGGCAGCCAATGCGGCTTTTATTGCCGTAATATTCCTGTGGGTGAAGCCTTTGCAAGTCTCCGGAGGAGCCGGATGA
- a CDS encoding cation diffusion facilitator family transporter, with the protein MSGEGELNLDSAEKRRTLWIVFWLNVAIAIGFFITGVIGDSNALIANGLDNSSDAIVYALSLLALTRSRVWKRGAARFSGVMLLVFAGGVILDAIRRFMEGSDPIGGVMMVMALVAGAVNLWCLYLLKRLQNKDVNLRAATTFSLNDFVSNGGIIIAGIVVFFTGSNWPDLVVGIGVACIAIYGGIEILRDAHMDIHEEEGTEHEGWRK; encoded by the coding sequence ATGAGCGGCGAAGGCGAACTCAACCTCGATTCGGCCGAAAAGCGCCGCACTCTCTGGATCGTTTTCTGGCTCAATGTGGCGATTGCGATAGGGTTTTTCATCACCGGGGTAATCGGCGATTCCAACGCGCTGATTGCCAATGGGCTCGACAATTCGTCGGACGCGATTGTCTATGCATTGAGCCTGCTTGCGCTCACCCGCTCCCGGGTCTGGAAGCGCGGAGCCGCGCGTTTTTCCGGGGTCATGCTGCTTGTGTTCGCAGGCGGTGTGATTCTCGATGCCATCCGGCGCTTCATGGAGGGTTCGGATCCGATCGGCGGCGTCATGATGGTGATGGCGCTGGTTGCCGGTGCGGTGAACCTCTGGTGCCTTTACCTGCTGAAACGTTTGCAGAATAAGGATGTCAATTTACGTGCAGCCACCACGTTCAGTTTGAATGATTTCGTTTCGAACGGCGGGATTATCATAGCGGGTATCGTAGTGTTTTTCACCGGATCGAATTGGCCCGATCTCGTCGTCGGGATCGGTGTGGCCTGCATAGCGATCTACGGCGGCATCGAGATCCTGCGCGATGCGCATATGGACATCCATGAGGAAGAGGGCACAGAGCACGAGGGCTGGCGCAAGTGA
- a CDS encoding efflux RND transporter permease subunit encodes MSSDEGSHRHGPIGVILDVAVRFRWAIIVLTVFAAIYGAFNLVRLPIDAVPDITNTQVQINTSAAALSPSQVETQVTFPIETGLAGIEGLEMTRSISRNGFSQVTAIFEEGTDLYFARQQVNERLAPIGASLPEGAEPTMGPISTGLGEVLMYTIEYEHPGGKGATTGGRTGWQSDGSFITERGDRLESEVAKAAYLRTVQDWVVAPLMRSIDGVAGVDSIGGFEKQFLVQPDPARLTGYGLSFDSLIDALEAANLAAGANFVDRADEALLVRVDARLGSIADIEEAVIATREGVPIRIGDVADVEIGGDLRTGAASLNGEEAVVGTVLMRAGENSRTVAAGAAERLEEVRASLPDGVVAEIVYNRSSLVDATISTVEKNLLEGALLVIAVLFLLLGNIRAAIITALVIPVSMLMAAVGMNRLGVSGNLMSLGALDFGLIVDGAVIIVENSVARLAARQHREGRLLTLGERLTETRLAAQEMIKPTVYGQAIIFLVFAPLLTFTGVEGKTFSPMAITMMLALASAFVLSLTFVPAMIAVLLNKKLTEKEVKPIRWAKERYGPAVRKVIARPWPMIGAGVGLFTVAVFVFGFLGSEFTPQLDERDIAVQSLRIPSTSLERSLAMQRRVEDRLEEFPQVDLVFSRTGTAEVASDPMPPNASDAYVILKPRDEWPDPDLPKDELVGEMESALGGLIGNLYEFSQPIELRFNELIAGVRGDVAVKLYGDDLTALTEAAGEVAGVLGGVEGAADVKVQQVTGFPTLDIAFDRPTIARYGLTVEEVAQSVAIALGGRPAGLVFEGDRRFDVVVRLEDATRDDFDQLGALPIVLENGVTVPLRTLADFQVVDGLAEVRREQGRRLVIVSANVRERDLGSFVEEAQERVSTGVDMPPASFIEWGGQYQNLQEAQARLTIVVPIAFALVLLLLFMALGGWVPALAVFSAIPMALAGGVFALALRGLPFSVSAAVGFIALSGVAVLNGLVMMTAIRQRLDSGMSLDEAIADGALARLRPVLMTALVASLGFVPMAIATGTGAEVQRPLATVVIGGLITATALTLFVLPAIARLVLDDGKEKRSWRQRWWDRLRRNVTPEERKELRDVT; translated from the coding sequence ATGTCTTCGGACGAAGGTAGCCACCGTCACGGCCCGATCGGAGTCATCCTCGATGTCGCCGTTCGTTTCCGCTGGGCGATCATCGTCCTGACCGTGTTCGCAGCGATCTACGGAGCGTTCAATCTGGTGCGCCTGCCGATCGACGCGGTTCCCGACATCACCAACACGCAGGTCCAGATCAACACCAGCGCTGCCGCGCTCTCACCTTCGCAGGTCGAGACGCAGGTGACCTTCCCCATCGAAACCGGACTTGCCGGGATCGAAGGCCTGGAGATGACACGATCGATTTCGCGCAACGGCTTCAGCCAGGTCACCGCGATTTTCGAGGAGGGCACCGACCTCTACTTCGCCCGGCAGCAGGTGAACGAACGGCTCGCGCCGATTGGCGCTTCATTGCCCGAAGGAGCGGAGCCTACCATGGGGCCGATCTCCACCGGCCTTGGCGAAGTGCTGATGTATACGATCGAGTATGAGCATCCCGGTGGCAAGGGTGCGACCACTGGTGGCCGCACAGGCTGGCAGTCCGATGGCAGCTTCATCACCGAACGCGGCGACCGCCTCGAGAGTGAGGTGGCTAAGGCGGCCTATCTGCGCACTGTGCAGGATTGGGTGGTCGCGCCGTTGATGCGCTCGATCGACGGCGTGGCCGGCGTGGATTCGATTGGCGGGTTCGAAAAGCAATTCCTTGTTCAGCCCGATCCGGCACGTCTCACCGGCTATGGCCTGTCATTCGACTCACTCATCGATGCTCTAGAAGCCGCCAATCTGGCGGCAGGCGCCAATTTCGTCGATCGTGCCGACGAAGCCCTGCTTGTCCGCGTGGACGCGAGGCTGGGCAGCATTGCCGACATCGAAGAAGCCGTCATTGCGACCCGCGAGGGCGTGCCCATCCGCATCGGCGATGTGGCCGATGTGGAGATCGGCGGCGACCTGCGAACCGGTGCTGCTTCACTGAACGGTGAAGAGGCGGTGGTGGGAACCGTGTTGATGCGCGCGGGCGAGAACAGCCGGACCGTTGCGGCTGGTGCTGCCGAGAGACTTGAAGAGGTCCGCGCATCGCTTCCGGACGGAGTTGTCGCTGAGATTGTCTACAATCGTTCCTCACTAGTCGATGCGACGATCTCCACCGTCGAAAAGAACCTGCTCGAAGGCGCATTGCTCGTGATCGCCGTCCTGTTCCTCTTGCTCGGCAATATCCGCGCCGCCATAATCACCGCACTGGTCATTCCCGTTTCGATGCTGATGGCAGCGGTGGGGATGAACCGGCTTGGTGTCTCAGGTAATCTGATGAGCCTGGGCGCGCTCGACTTCGGGCTGATCGTCGATGGTGCGGTCATCATTGTCGAGAACAGCGTCGCCCGGCTTGCGGCCCGGCAACATCGCGAAGGACGCTTGCTTACCTTGGGTGAGCGGCTGACCGAAACGCGTCTCGCAGCGCAGGAAATGATCAAACCGACCGTCTACGGTCAGGCGATTATCTTCCTCGTCTTCGCGCCGCTGCTGACCTTTACCGGGGTCGAGGGCAAGACGTTCTCGCCCATGGCGATCACGATGATGCTCGCGCTGGCTTCGGCCTTCGTTCTTTCATTGACCTTCGTGCCAGCGATGATTGCGGTCCTGCTCAACAAGAAGCTGACCGAAAAGGAGGTGAAGCCCATTCGCTGGGCCAAAGAGCGCTACGGTCCCGCCGTGCGCAAGGTCATTGCGCGGCCCTGGCCGATGATTGGTGCCGGGGTTGGTCTCTTCACAGTAGCGGTTTTTGTGTTCGGCTTTCTGGGCAGCGAGTTCACCCCGCAGCTCGATGAACGCGACATCGCGGTGCAATCCTTGCGCATCCCCTCGACATCGCTCGAACGCTCGCTGGCGATGCAGCGGCGGGTCGAAGACCGGCTCGAAGAGTTTCCCCAAGTTGATCTTGTGTTCTCACGGACGGGCACGGCCGAAGTCGCCAGCGATCCAATGCCCCCCAATGCTTCGGACGCTTATGTCATCCTGAAGCCTCGCGACGAATGGCCCGATCCCGATTTGCCGAAAGATGAGCTTGTTGGTGAAATGGAAAGCGCGCTCGGAGGCCTCATCGGCAATCTCTACGAGTTCAGCCAGCCTATCGAGCTGCGCTTCAACGAGCTGATCGCCGGTGTGCGCGGCGATGTCGCGGTCAAGCTCTACGGCGATGACCTCACTGCGCTCACCGAAGCTGCGGGCGAGGTCGCGGGCGTGCTTGGAGGTGTCGAAGGCGCCGCGGACGTGAAGGTGCAGCAGGTGACCGGCTTTCCTACGCTGGACATCGCCTTCGATCGCCCGACCATCGCGCGCTATGGTCTGACCGTCGAGGAAGTGGCACAGTCGGTTGCTATCGCGCTCGGCGGGCGGCCAGCAGGACTGGTGTTCGAGGGCGATCGCCGTTTCGATGTTGTCGTGCGCCTCGAGGATGCTACGCGCGACGATTTCGACCAGCTCGGCGCGCTCCCGATCGTGCTTGAAAACGGGGTCACCGTTCCTTTGCGGACATTGGCCGATTTTCAGGTCGTCGATGGCCTTGCCGAGGTTCGGCGAGAGCAGGGCCGAAGGCTTGTGATCGTCTCGGCCAACGTACGCGAGCGCGATCTCGGCTCCTTTGTTGAGGAAGCGCAGGAAAGGGTTTCGACCGGCGTCGATATGCCGCCGGCCTCCTTCATCGAATGGGGCGGACAGTATCAGAACCTGCAGGAAGCGCAGGCGCGGCTCACCATCGTCGTCCCGATTGCCTTCGCTCTGGTTCTCCTCTTGCTGTTCATGGCTTTGGGTGGATGGGTTCCAGCGCTTGCCGTGTTCAGTGCCATTCCCATGGCCTTGGCTGGCGGGGTGTTCGCTCTGGCGCTGCGAGGCTTGCCATTCTCGGTGTCGGCAGCGGTCGGCTTTATCGCGCTTTCCGGCGTGGCGGTGCTCAACGGTCTCGTCATGATGACCGCGATCCGGCAGCGACTCGACAGCGGGATGTCACTGGATGAGGCGATTGCCGATGGCGCGCTGGCGCGACTGCGACCGGTGCTCATGACCGCGTTGGTGGCGTCGCTGGGTTTTGTGCCGATGGCGATTGCCACAGGAACAGGTGCTGAGGTGCAACGTCCCTTGGCTACGGTGGTTATCGGCGGGCTGATCACAGCCACTGCGCTCACGCTGTTCGTTTTGCCAGCGATCGCTCGCCTGGTACTCGATGATGGCAAGGAGAAGCGAAGCTGGCGCCAAAGATGGTGGGACCGCCTGCGTCGCAACGTCACGCCTGAGGAACGTAAAGAACTTCGGGATGTTACTTGA
- a CDS encoding MerR family transcriptional regulator translates to MLIGGLSKATGTKVNTIRFYEDIGLMPEAARTAAGQRTYKEQDVERLSFIRHARKLGFSIDETRSLLSVKARPDQSCDEAGDIALRHLRAVDERISRLQALRSELRSVVAACTGGEVSECKIIETLSRNPAASSAGR, encoded by the coding sequence ATGCTTATCGGAGGTCTTTCGAAGGCGACGGGCACCAAGGTCAATACGATAAGGTTTTATGAGGATATCGGACTGATGCCCGAAGCCGCGCGTACGGCAGCGGGGCAGCGAACCTACAAAGAGCAGGACGTCGAGCGCCTTTCCTTTATTCGGCATGCTCGAAAATTGGGGTTTTCGATCGATGAAACACGCTCGCTTTTAAGCGTGAAGGCGAGACCGGATCAGAGCTGTGACGAGGCGGGTGACATCGCTTTGCGGCACCTTCGAGCCGTGGACGAGCGCATCAGTCGGCTACAAGCGCTTCGTTCCGAACTGAGAAGTGTGGTCGCGGCCTGCACGGGCGGCGAGGTTTCCGAATGCAAAATCATCGAAACGCTTTCTCGAAACCCAGCTGCCTCTTCCGCGGGTCGCTGA
- a CDS encoding TolC family protein produces the protein MPAIKWRGALIAGLTLAAIVTPVAAQERELLTLDEALGRTGVVAAPANTELNPRIVGPQAEAEAAQALVGQARLRPNPEISLEVENIAGSGAFSGLSATEYTLAVGQRLELGGKRGTRVEAARAQAQLADLRADLAGAELGFLVRERYVAAAAAASRVELALDVVERNEELARIAGLLVEVGREPPLRALRAEAALAEAQAELQAAEATSLAARTALASLWGDQGAPPLVPSRFPGIEPPGAVMATASGLQLRVARAESTAAAAEIDRERSLRIPDPVVSAGVRRFEESNDSAFLLGVSIPLPFLNRNQGNIAAAEARLRAANAREAVALADFEQAVTRARSQYLAAEARVETLSTTSLPQAEEALRLVRIGYRNGRFPLIEVLSAAEARDAIREALIAAQEDRGQAAAELIRLAAQ, from the coding sequence ATGCCAGCCATCAAATGGCGAGGGGCCCTGATAGCAGGGCTAACCCTCGCCGCAATTGTCACGCCTGTGGCAGCGCAGGAGCGGGAGCTTCTGACGCTCGACGAGGCGTTGGGCCGGACAGGCGTGGTTGCCGCACCCGCTAACACCGAGTTAAACCCGCGCATCGTCGGTCCTCAAGCGGAAGCCGAGGCGGCGCAGGCTCTTGTCGGACAGGCGCGGTTGCGGCCCAACCCTGAAATATCGCTCGAGGTCGAGAACATCGCCGGGAGTGGGGCCTTCTCCGGGCTAAGCGCCACCGAATATACGCTTGCTGTCGGACAGCGGCTCGAACTTGGAGGTAAACGCGGCACACGCGTCGAGGCTGCCCGGGCGCAGGCACAGCTGGCGGATCTGCGGGCTGACCTTGCGGGGGCCGAACTCGGATTTCTTGTCCGTGAACGCTACGTAGCAGCGGCTGCAGCAGCCTCGCGCGTCGAACTGGCCCTCGATGTGGTTGAGCGAAACGAAGAGCTCGCCCGCATTGCCGGTCTCCTCGTAGAAGTCGGGCGCGAGCCCCCGCTCCGTGCTCTTCGGGCCGAAGCGGCCTTGGCGGAAGCGCAAGCCGAACTTCAGGCCGCCGAAGCGACAAGTCTTGCAGCCCGAACGGCCCTCGCCTCGCTATGGGGCGATCAGGGGGCGCCGCCGCTTGTTCCGAGCAGGTTCCCCGGGATCGAACCGCCCGGTGCTGTAATGGCGACAGCAAGCGGTCTGCAATTGCGAGTGGCGCGTGCGGAAAGCACCGCCGCCGCCGCCGAGATCGATCGTGAGCGCAGCTTGCGCATTCCCGATCCCGTCGTTTCCGCCGGTGTTCGACGCTTCGAGGAAAGCAATGACAGTGCCTTTCTTCTCGGTGTCTCGATCCCGCTTCCCTTCTTGAATCGTAATCAGGGCAATATCGCTGCAGCCGAAGCAAGGCTGCGCGCCGCCAATGCTCGCGAGGCTGTAGCGTTGGCCGATTTCGAGCAAGCCGTGACGCGCGCACGATCGCAATATCTTGCTGCCGAAGCGCGCGTCGAGACGCTTTCCACGACATCACTCCCCCAGGCCGAGGAGGCTCTTCGGCTCGTCCGCATCGGTTATCGCAATGGCCGTTTTCCGTTGATCGAAGTGTTGAGCGCAGCCGAAGCGCGCGATGCCATTCGCGAGGCGTTGATTGCTGCGCAAGAAGACCGGGGACAAGCTGCCGCCGAACTCATCAGGCTGGCCGCACAATGA
- a CDS encoding cation transporter, whose protein sequence is MSNNETSDCGCTGDTQRAGADPAYRRALWIVVLLNLGFGVFEAFGGFLADSQALKADALDFIGDGSITLIGILALAWTARTRARVALAQGLFLGALGLGVIGLAVWRSLNAVAPEAGLMGGIAAAALVVNIAAALVLMRFREGDAHVSAIWLFSRNDAIANVGVIIAAALVAWTGQAWPDLLVAAIIALIFLHSAYLIVRRATEELRAQHASALERVVSK, encoded by the coding sequence ATGTCGAATAACGAAACATCGGATTGCGGCTGCACAGGCGATACGCAAAGAGCAGGCGCAGACCCCGCCTATCGCCGCGCCCTTTGGATCGTCGTATTGCTCAATCTGGGCTTTGGCGTTTTCGAGGCCTTCGGCGGGTTTCTGGCGGACAGCCAAGCGCTCAAGGCCGACGCTCTCGACTTCATCGGCGATGGATCGATCACGCTCATCGGCATCCTTGCTCTTGCGTGGACTGCCCGCACGCGCGCCCGGGTCGCGCTGGCACAGGGCCTGTTTCTGGGCGCACTGGGCCTTGGAGTAATCGGTCTGGCAGTCTGGCGCTCACTAAACGCAGTTGCGCCTGAAGCCGGTTTGATGGGCGGTATCGCGGCTGCAGCACTGGTGGTGAACATCGCGGCGGCGCTTGTGCTGATGCGGTTTCGCGAAGGCGACGCACATGTATCCGCGATCTGGCTGTTCAGCCGCAATGACGCGATCGCCAATGTCGGAGTGATCATCGCTGCAGCGCTGGTCGCCTGGACCGGGCAAGCCTGGCCGGATCTTTTGGTCGCGGCGATCATCGCGCTGATATTCCTGCATTCGGCTTACCTCATCGTCCGGCGCGCAACCGAGGAACTTCGCGCGCAACACGCTTCAGCTCTCGAAAGGGTCGTCTCCAAATGA
- a CDS encoding efflux RND transporter periplasmic adaptor subunit, which translates to MNRKRLAIIAGIVILVSALMLMFWPDSQVDTHADEEVAETELPEGLVLIEQEQIRTAEIEVAAVQTGAAVELVFPATVAASPTASARIDARASGVVRSVGKTLGDYVRQGETVARIESADAAALASQLSAARARVTELSAAYERERRLFEANVTARQDLEAARANLDVARSELNRSQAAVAAAGVSGDGRSLAVTSPLSGRVTAAPIVLGSFVDAGEELYSVVNPSGLQIEVALPSEDASRIQPGDEAALILGDGREIGARVRSVTPSLDAESRSATAVLTLTRAVPGLQPGSFLQARIRPSGELDQSRIAVPEDAVQVLEGRDVVFVRTRRGFQAREVEIGSRSAGMVTILSGLEPGQRIATANAFLLKSELEKEGAEHGH; encoded by the coding sequence ATGAACCGCAAAAGACTGGCGATCATCGCCGGAATTGTCATACTTGTTTCGGCCTTGATGCTGATGTTCTGGCCTGACAGCCAGGTCGACACCCACGCGGACGAAGAGGTCGCAGAGACAGAACTGCCCGAGGGGCTCGTGCTAATCGAGCAAGAGCAGATCCGCACCGCCGAGATCGAGGTCGCAGCGGTGCAAACGGGTGCCGCTGTCGAACTCGTATTTCCTGCAACGGTTGCGGCAAGTCCGACCGCCAGCGCACGCATCGATGCACGGGCTTCCGGTGTCGTGCGCAGCGTTGGCAAGACGCTTGGCGATTATGTCCGGCAGGGCGAGACCGTCGCTCGGATCGAAAGCGCCGATGCGGCTGCACTCGCTTCCCAGCTTAGTGCCGCCCGCGCCCGCGTAACCGAGCTTTCGGCGGCCTATGAACGGGAGCGCCGGCTATTCGAAGCCAACGTGACCGCACGCCAGGATCTCGAAGCGGCGCGCGCCAATCTTGACGTTGCCCGTTCCGAACTGAACCGGTCGCAGGCGGCCGTCGCCGCGGCAGGCGTGAGCGGCGATGGACGCTCGCTCGCTGTCACCAGTCCGCTTTCGGGCCGTGTGACCGCCGCTCCAATCGTGCTCGGCTCGTTCGTCGACGCCGGGGAGGAGCTTTACAGCGTGGTCAATCCCAGCGGCTTGCAGATCGAGGTTGCGCTGCCTTCCGAAGATGCTTCACGCATCCAGCCTGGCGACGAGGCTGCGTTGATCCTCGGCGATGGAAGGGAGATCGGCGCTCGCGTCCGGTCGGTAACGCCTTCGCTCGATGCCGAGAGCCGTAGCGCGACAGCGGTTCTTACCTTGACGCGCGCCGTTCCCGGTCTGCAGCCCGGATCGTTCCTTCAGGCGCGTATTCGCCCCTCGGGCGAATTGGACCAGAGCCGTATCGCGGTACCCGAAGATGCTGTGCAGGTGCTCGAAGGACGCGATGTTGTTTTCGTGCGGACACGACGCGGATTTCAGGCTCGGGAGGTCGAGATCGGCAGCCGGTCTGCCGGAATGGTGACGATCCTCTCCGGGCTCGAGCCCGGTCAGCGGATCGCGACTGCCAATGCCTTCCTGTTGAAGTCCGAGCTCGAAAAGGAGGGCGCAGAACATGGCCATTGA
- a CDS encoding cation diffusion facilitator family transporter: MEQSHGHAGHSHGEENLSDRQLIFAVAINVLLTVAQIIGGIVSGSLALIADALHNFSDAASLGLAWFARKIGRRPADKLMTFGYAQGEVVAALINLTTLLIIGFYLLVEAINRFADPQPVEGWTVIGVAGIALVIDLVTAFIVYRGSHDSINMKAAFLHNVSDALASVGVIVAGALILLYDLYIADLIITLIIAGYVIWQGVTLMPRTVRLLMGAVPDELEFDRIVLALEKLDGIDGVHHVHVWSIGEHHRALETHVTPEGASLEQFEKVKGRARSMLKEEFQIEHATFEACFETDCEADLVPAHQTAHPHEVGGPHQP; the protein is encoded by the coding sequence ATGGAGCAATCCCACGGTCACGCCGGACATAGTCACGGCGAAGAAAATCTCAGCGATCGCCAGCTGATCTTTGCAGTGGCGATCAACGTTTTGCTTACAGTTGCCCAAATCATTGGCGGGATCGTCTCAGGGTCGCTCGCGCTCATAGCCGACGCCTTGCACAATTTCAGCGATGCGGCTTCGCTTGGCCTGGCCTGGTTCGCGCGCAAAATCGGGCGGCGACCCGCCGACAAACTTATGACCTTCGGTTATGCGCAAGGCGAAGTCGTCGCCGCACTCATCAACCTCACGACGCTGCTTATCATCGGCTTCTACCTGTTGGTGGAGGCAATCAACCGGTTCGCCGATCCCCAACCGGTCGAGGGATGGACCGTCATAGGCGTGGCGGGCATAGCGCTGGTCATCGATCTGGTGACTGCCTTCATCGTCTATCGCGGTTCGCATGACAGCATCAACATGAAGGCGGCCTTTCTGCACAACGTCTCCGATGCTCTCGCGTCGGTCGGTGTGATCGTTGCTGGCGCGCTGATCCTGCTATACGATCTCTACATCGCGGATCTGATCATCACCCTGATCATCGCCGGTTATGTCATCTGGCAGGGGGTGACCCTGATGCCGCGGACAGTCCGGCTCTTGATGGGCGCGGTTCCCGACGAGCTGGAGTTTGATCGGATCGTTTTGGCACTCGAAAAGTTGGATGGGATCGACGGAGTACATCATGTTCATGTTTGGTCGATCGGCGAGCATCACCGGGCGCTGGAAACGCATGTAACCCCTGAAGGCGCTTCACTTGAGCAATTCGAGAAAGTGAAGGGCCGGGCTAGGTCGATGTTGAAAGAAGAATTTCAAATTGAGCATGCGACATTCGAAGCGTGCTTTGAAACGGACTGCGAAGCCGATCTCGTTCCCGCGCATCAAACCGCACATCCGCATGAAGTTGGCGGACCCCATCAGCCTTAG
- a CDS encoding STAS/SEC14 domain-containing protein, with amino-acid sequence MLTAIEDNGLLLIRADGTLSDSDYDRFVPFFERVAARVPGTVPMLIELAPDFSGWDMGGLWRDLKFDAKHKDSFGRIAMVGDSSWEEWGTKLFDPLFRAEMRFFTPVERVAAESWARDGRNAS; translated from the coding sequence ATGCTCACCGCAATCGAAGATAACGGTCTGTTGCTCATCAGGGCGGACGGAACGCTTTCCGATAGCGACTATGACCGCTTCGTTCCGTTTTTCGAGCGCGTCGCGGCGCGAGTTCCTGGGACGGTTCCGATGCTTATCGAACTTGCTCCCGACTTTTCTGGCTGGGATATGGGCGGTCTCTGGCGCGACCTGAAATTCGATGCGAAGCACAAGGACAGCTTCGGCCGGATCGCGATGGTCGGCGATAGTAGTTGGGAAGAGTGGGGCACCAAGCTTTTCGATCCGCTATTCCGCGCGGAGATGAGGTTTTTCACACCTGTCGAGCGGGTTGCCGCCGAAAGCTGGGCGAGAGACGGAAGGAATGCGTCATGA